One genomic region from Quercus robur chromosome 4, dhQueRobu3.1, whole genome shotgun sequence encodes:
- the LOC126724560 gene encoding subtilisin-like protease SBT4.15, whose amino-acid sequence MVRICTITLFLLATQLHWSFTHGFSDTVRKAYIVYLGEALQSKALATELHHNMLSSVIRDDHIAQQSRIYSYTKSFNAFAANLLPQEVQRLQENENVVSVFPSKMQKLHTTRSWDFLGVPQSVKRNHQIESNIIVGVLDTGIYIDAPSFDDKGLGPPPSKWKGTCQVKGNFTGCNNKVIGARFYHHGSIIPSPSPSPLDEEGHGSHTSSIIAGASIAGASLYGLAKGTARGGVPSARIAVYKVCWEDGCSDIDMLAALDDAISDGVDLISISIGGDSRNYFENPLAVGAFHAMKKGILTTCSAGNNGPSFYTVENTAPWILTVGASGMDRQFRTPIEVGNGIKTSGFSVNTFSPNKRMYPLTTAVIAVNGSLPRNQNPWLCGEGSLDANKVKGKIVLCQGDLTQDYIKDIGGLGAIISLPQQLDVGYTFVIPVALIDTNVSNQIEKYVNSTRAPRAVIYKSTTVRNAATPFVASFSSRGPNRLSSTILKPDIMAPGIDILAAYSKLASVTGDPEDNRFGVYNTVSGTSMSCPHVVAAAAYVKSFHPNWSPTAIKSALMTTASELKIKNVQAELAYGAGQIDPVRALDPGLVYDMSMYDYIRFLCNEGYGGTALRLFTEGKTNCSSVPNIGGHDALNYPSMYLELSNTNSSISAIFHRTVTNVGSRNSIYKAIVKAPAVLDVTVVPNQLAFSHLNEKKSFMVVIKGPPLNNVTSLSASLEWNDTKHRVKNPILLFWTVSDDEGLGKPFV is encoded by the exons ATGGTTCGAATTTGTACGATCACCCTCTTCCTTCTGGCTACGCAACTTCATTGGTCATTCACTCATGGCTTTAGTGACACAGTTAGAAAG GCGTACATCGTGTATTTGGGAGAGGCATTGCAATCAAAAGCCTTAGCTACTGAGCTTCATCACAACATGCTTTCTTCAGTTATTAGAGA TGACCATATTGCCCAACAGTCCAGAATATATAGCTACACAAAGAGTTTTAATGCATTTGCAGCAAACCTATTGCCACAAGAAGTACAAAGACTACAAG AGAATGAAAATGTGGTGTCGGTGTTTCCTAGCAAAATGCAAAAACTTCATACCACAAGATCATGGGATTTCTTAGGAGTGCCTCAATCAGTGAAGAGAAATCATCAAATTGAAAGTAATATTATTGTTGGTGTATTAGATACAG gaatttaTATCGATGCTCCAAGTTTTGACGACAAAGGACTAGGACCGCCTCCATCAAAATGGAAGGGTACATGCCAAGTCAAAGGCAACTTCACTGGCTGTAACAA CAAGGTAATAGGTGCAAGGTTCTACCACCATGGTTCCATCATTCCCAGCCCAAGTCCATCCCCATTAGATGAGGAGGGTCATGGCAGTCACACTTCGTCCATCATAGCAGGTGCCTCGATAGCAGGGGCGAGCTTATACGGTTTAGCCAAAGGCACAGCTCGAGGTGGGGTTCCATCAGCACGCATTGCAGTGTACAAGGTGTGTTGGGAAGATGGTTGCAGTGATATAGACATGTTGGCTGCATTGGATGATGCCATTAGTGATGGAGTTGACTTGATATCAATTTCCATCGGAGGGGATTCAAGAAACTATTTTGAAAATCCCCTTGCGGTCGGTGCCTTTCATGCAATGAAGAAGGGGATTTTGACAACATGTTCAGCTGGGAATAACGGCCCAAGTTTCTATACTGTGGAGAACACAGCTCCTTGGATATTGACTGTTGGTGCTTCTGGCATGGATAGGCAGTTTAGGACTCCGATTGAAGTTGGAAATGGAATAAAAACTTCT GGATTTTCCGTCAACACATTTTCACCAAATAAACGGATGTACCCTCTAACCACTGCGGTAATAGCAGTCAATGGAAGTTTACCACGAAATCAAAATCCCTG GTTGTGTGGTGAAGGGAGTTTGGACGCGAATAAGGTCAAGGGAAAGATTGTGCTATGCCAAGGAGATCTAACTCAAGATTACATTAAGGACATAGGTGGGTTGGGGGCGATTATATCTCTCCCACAACAGTTAGATGTGGGCTATACATTTGTCATCCCTGTTGCCTTGATTGACACTAATGTTAGTAATCAAATTGAGAAATATGTTAACTCAACCAG AGCCCCTCGGGCTGTCATATACAAGTCTACAACAGTACGCAATGCCGCGACACCCTTTGTGGCTTCCTTTTCATCTCGAGGTCCGAACAGACTCTCTTCCACCATACTTAAG CCGGATATTATGGCACCTGGAATAGATATTCTAGCTGCTTACTCTAAACTTGCATCAGTGACTGGGGATCCTGAAGACAACCGATTTGGTGTGTATAATACAGTTTCTGGAACATCAATGTCTTGCCCTCATGTGGTAGCTGCCGCTGCCTATGTTAAATCATTCCACCCTAATTGGTCTCCCACTGCAATCAAATCGGCCTTAATGACAACTG CATCtgaattgaaaatcaaaaatGTCCAAGCTGAGTTAGCCTATGGGGCTGGCCAAATCGACCCAGTTAGAGCATTGGATCCCGGTTTGGTCTATGACATGTCAATGTACGACTACATCCGCTTCCTATGTAATGAGGGTTACGGCGGGACAGCTCTACGATTGTTCACTGAAGGGAAAACAAATTGCTCAAGTGTCCCTAACATTGGAGGACATGATGCCCTAAATTACCCATCCATGTATTTGGAACTTAGTAACACTAACTCTAGCATATCAGCCATCTTTCATAGGACAGTTACAAATGTGGGCTCTAGAAATTCTATATACAAGGCAATTGTCAAGGCGCCAGCAGTTCTCGATGTCACTGTTGTTCCGAACCAACTAGCTTTTAGTCACTTGAACGAGAAAAAATCTTTCATGGTTGTGATAAAGGGGCCACCATTGAACAATGTTACCAGTTTATCAGCATCACTGGAATGGAATGACACTAAACACAGAGTTAAGAACCCTATCCTCCTTTTTTGGACCGTATCTGATGATGAAGGGCTTGGCAAGCCTTTTGTATAA
- the LOC126720283 gene encoding uncharacterized protein LOC126720283, with translation MCSSKAKVTMGIDVIPTPTVARINGRPVLQPTCNRVPSLDRRNSLKKISPPPSTPPTSATSPRTKTSLTPPISPKFSKSPRPPAIKRGNDTNGLSLSAEKIFIPRSTTKTPTLERKKSKSFKGTCGDHHGAAVMNSTSCGVSPSFEATLSYSSSLITEAPGSIAAVRREHMAQQQAQRKMRIAHYGRSKSANFDKVVPFDSSTKTTEEEKRCSFITLNSDPVYVAYHDEEWGVPVHDDKMLFELLVLSGAQVGSDWTTILKKRQDFRSAFSGFDAETVANFTDKQMTSIGLGYGIDISRVRGVVDNSSRILEIQREFGSFDKYIWGFVNHKPISTQYKMGHKIPVKTSKSESISKDMVRRGFRFVGPTVVHSFMQAAGLTNDHLITCHRHLQCALMAAARRPTTEEPAL, from the exons atgtgcagcTCTAAGGCCAAAGTGACTATGGGCATTGATGTCATCCCAACCCCCACAGTGGCTCGTATCAATGGTAGACCTGTCCTTCAGCCTACTTGTAATCGTGTTCCCAGCCTCGATAGGCGTAACTCACTAAAGAAAATATCTCCACCACCATCAACACCTCCTACCTCTGCTACTAGTCCTAGAACCAAAACTTCATTGACACCACCCATCTCTCCAAAGTTCTCAAAATCACCACGACCACCTGCAATAAAGCGAGGAAATGACACTAATGGCTTGAGTTTGAGTGCAGAGAAGATTTTCATTCCAAGAAGTACCACAAAGACTCCAACTTTAGAGAGAAAGAAGTCTAAAAGTTTCAAGGGTACTTGTGGTGATCATCATGGAGCTGCTGTTATGAATAGTACTTCTTGTGGGGTTTCTCCTTCTTTTGAAGCAACCTTGAGTTACTCTTCATCTTTGATCACCGAGGCACCAGGAAGCATAGCTGCAGTCAGGAGGGAACACATGGCACAGCAACAGGCCCAAAGAAAGATGAGAATTGCCCATTATGGAAGATCAAAGTCTGCCAATTTTGACAAGGTTGTTCCCTTTGACTCTTCAACAAAGACTACTGAGGAAGAGAAGAGATGCAGCTTTATCACACTCAATTCAG ATCCTGTCTATGTTGCTTACCATGATGAAGAATGGGGAGTTCCTGTCCATGATGACAA GATGTTGTTTGAATTGCTAGTCCTAAGTGGTGCTCAGGTTGGTTCAGACTGGACCACAATCTTGAAGAAACGCCAAGATTTCAG GAGTGCATTTTCAGGATTTGATGCAGAAACTGTTGCCAACTTCACTGATAAACAAATGACTTCAATTGGTTTAGGGTATGGCATTGATATAAGCCGAGTTAGGGGTGTTGTGGACAACTCAAGCCGAATTCTGGAG ATTCAGAGGGAGTTTGGATCATTTGACAAATATATATGGGGATTTGTCAATCACAAGCCAATCTCCACCCAATACAAAATGGGGCACAAGATACCAGTAAAGACATCAAAATCAGAGAGCATTAGCAAAGACATGGTGAGGAGGGGTTTCAGGTTCGTTGGTCCAACAGTGGTTCATTCCTTCATGCAAGCTGCAGGACTCACCAATGACCACTTGATCACTTGTCATAGGCATCTCCAATGTGCTTTAATGGCTGCAGCCCGTCGTCCAACAACAGAAGAACCAGCTCTATAG